A window of Pseudomonas mucidolens contains these coding sequences:
- a CDS encoding LysR family transcriptional regulator, which yields MNPFEDMRLFCQVMESGSFTAAAEQLGLSKQFISRRLIQLEDRLGVRLLNRSTRRLDVTPLGQSYYESALRLLSEVEQVEQGISGQNSEPRGTIRLSAPLSFAMAHLGCLLPRFLQRYPQVSVEVDLSDRPVDLISEGYDLVLRIGTLEDSTLIARRIASIQRVYCASPAYLAAQGTPLTPEELVDHQCLPYGHSRQVQWRFQVKGKLQSLNVSGRMRVNNGELLRDTAIAGLGVTYLPTFIVGHALQTGQLVTLLEDFAPEPLTLSAVYPQHRQGSRPVQALVEYLREQLVEPLLR from the coding sequence ATGAACCCCTTTGAAGACATGCGCCTGTTCTGTCAGGTCATGGAGTCCGGCAGCTTCACGGCCGCCGCTGAGCAGTTGGGCCTGTCCAAGCAATTTATCAGTCGCCGTCTGATCCAGTTGGAAGATCGCCTGGGCGTGCGCCTGCTCAATCGCTCCACACGCCGTCTGGATGTGACGCCGCTGGGCCAAAGTTATTACGAATCCGCCTTGCGCCTGCTCAGTGAAGTCGAGCAAGTGGAGCAGGGCATCAGTGGCCAAAACAGTGAACCCCGGGGCACGATTCGTTTGAGCGCGCCGCTGTCGTTTGCGATGGCGCACCTCGGCTGCCTGCTGCCGCGGTTTTTGCAGCGTTACCCGCAGGTGTCGGTGGAAGTGGACTTGAGTGATCGTCCGGTCGACTTGATCAGCGAGGGTTACGACCTGGTCCTGCGCATCGGCACGCTGGAAGACTCGACCCTGATTGCGCGCCGCATCGCGAGTATCCAGCGGGTCTATTGCGCCAGCCCGGCGTATCTGGCCGCACAGGGTACACCGCTCACTCCCGAAGAATTGGTCGATCATCAGTGCCTGCCGTACGGCCATAGCCGCCAGGTGCAGTGGCGCTTTCAGGTCAAGGGCAAGCTGCAGAGCCTGAATGTCAGCGGGCGCATGCGGGTCAATAACGGTGAGTTGCTGCGCGACACGGCCATCGCCGGGCTGGGTGTCACTTATCTACCGACCTTTATCGTCGGTCACGCCCTGCAAACGGGCCAACTGGTGACGCTGCTGGAGGATTTTGCGCCCGAGCCGCTGACCCTCTCGGCGGTGTATCCCCAACACCGTCAAGGTTCGCGGCCGGTGCAGGCGCTGGTGGAGTATCTGCGCGAGCAACTGGTTGAACCGCTGCTACGATAA
- a CDS encoding transketolase family protein yields the protein MASEHLASVMVEAFIAAVDAGLDVVPVVSDSTSTAKIGPFAQRFPERLINVGIAEQSLVSVAAGLALGGKIAATCNAAPFLISRANEQIKVDVCYNQANVKMFGLNAGTSYGPLASTHHSLDDISVMRGFGHVQIFAPADAAECRQIVDYALRHQGPVYIRLDGKALPDLHDAAYRFVPGQVDVLRQGADVTIVALGSVVHEAVDAAARLAEQGIQAQVINLSSIRPLQRDVLLSALKSTRGVVTVEEHNINGGLGSLVAEVMAEAGLGVPLIRLGIADGEYAAAGAREPTRALHCIDATGIVAAATRLR from the coding sequence ATGGCGAGTGAACATTTGGCGAGTGTCATGGTTGAGGCCTTTATTGCTGCCGTCGATGCCGGCCTCGATGTGGTGCCGGTGGTCAGCGACTCGACCTCCACGGCCAAGATCGGTCCGTTCGCGCAACGGTTTCCGGAGCGCCTGATCAACGTCGGGATTGCCGAGCAGTCCCTGGTCAGTGTCGCCGCTGGCCTGGCATTGGGAGGCAAGATTGCGGCGACCTGCAATGCCGCACCCTTCCTGATTTCCAGAGCCAACGAGCAAATCAAGGTTGACGTTTGCTACAACCAGGCCAATGTGAAGATGTTTGGCCTCAACGCTGGCACCAGCTACGGCCCGTTGGCCAGTACCCATCACAGCCTTGATGACATTTCGGTAATGCGTGGTTTTGGCCATGTGCAGATTTTTGCTCCGGCGGACGCCGCTGAGTGCCGGCAGATCGTCGACTATGCCTTGCGTCATCAAGGCCCGGTTTATATCCGGCTTGATGGCAAAGCCTTGCCGGACCTCCACGACGCCGCCTACCGCTTTGTGCCGGGGCAGGTCGATGTGCTGCGCCAAGGCGCGGACGTCACTATCGTCGCCCTCGGTTCGGTGGTGCACGAAGCGGTTGACGCTGCGGCGCGATTGGCCGAGCAGGGCATCCAGGCCCAGGTCATCAACCTGTCGTCGATCCGTCCCTTGCAGCGGGATGTCTTGCTCAGTGCCCTCAAGAGCACGCGCGGCGTCGTGACGGTGGAGGAACACAACATCAACGGCGGCCTCGGCAGCCTGGTGGCCGAAGTCATGGCCGAAGCCGGGTTGGGCGTGCCGTTGATCCGCCTGGGCATTGCTGATGGCGAGTACGCCGCCGCCGGCGCACGAGAACCGACTCGCGCCTTGCATTGCATCGACGCGACTGGGATTGTGGCGGCTGCCACTCGGTTGCGGTGA
- a CDS encoding pirin family protein encodes MLTLRKAHERGAADHGWLKSFHTFSFANYWNPNEQGFSDLLVINDDRVAAGKGFGQHPHRDMEIFSYVLEGALEHKDTLGTGSVIRPGDVQLMSAGSGVAHSEFNHSQTRGVHFLQIWIVPAVAGAEPRYQQEHFSEAQKRGRLQLIISPDGAAGSLSVRQDARVYAGLFNGAEAATLALAADRHAYIHVARGSLEVNGQRLGEGDGARVRDEQEIRLSGGDDAEVLVFDLRPNDLPRMP; translated from the coding sequence ATGCTGACCCTTCGCAAAGCTCACGAACGCGGCGCCGCCGATCACGGCTGGCTGAAGTCATTCCACACGTTTTCGTTCGCCAACTACTGGAACCCCAATGAGCAGGGTTTTTCCGACCTGCTGGTGATCAACGATGACCGGGTCGCCGCCGGCAAGGGTTTCGGCCAACACCCGCACCGCGACATGGAGATCTTTTCGTATGTGCTCGAAGGTGCGCTGGAACACAAGGACACCCTGGGCACCGGCTCGGTGATCCGTCCCGGCGACGTGCAACTGATGAGCGCCGGCAGCGGCGTGGCCCACAGTGAGTTCAACCACAGCCAGACGCGTGGCGTGCACTTCCTGCAAATCTGGATCGTACCAGCGGTGGCCGGCGCTGAACCGCGCTATCAACAGGAGCACTTCAGCGAGGCACAGAAACGTGGACGCCTGCAGTTGATTATCTCGCCGGACGGCGCCGCAGGCTCACTCAGCGTGCGCCAGGACGCCCGCGTCTACGCCGGACTGTTCAACGGCGCCGAAGCGGCCACGCTGGCCCTGGCAGCGGATCGCCACGCCTACATCCATGTGGCACGGGGCAGTCTTGAGGTCAACGGCCAACGCCTGGGCGAAGGCGACGGTGCCCGAGTGCGCGATGAGCAAGAAATCCGCTTGAGCGGCGGCGATGACGCCGAGGTGCTGGTATTCGACTTGCGCCCCAATGACCTGCCGCGGATGCCGTGA
- a CDS encoding TonB-dependent receptor has product MYKRSGLVSFTLTALALAVASERLNAADAVANTEHVEVVGQAASIDQALKEQRVSDSIKSVVHADGVAQLPDDNVAEAVQRLPGISVERDQGEGRFVSVRGLGPDLNSVTINGTLVPSPESERRAVALDVLPSELVQSLSVIKTLTPDMDANSLGGTVDVQSLSAFDHKGLFYTGSTEASYDKNTRQTSPKFSGAVSNRFSLGEGIDNFGVAAALSWQKRDFGSDNVETGGAWDFEQGARLNEFEMRDYDISRERAGGGLNFDYKPDDLSSYYLRTLYSRYKDSETRNAASLEFADPLAAGELGDTEAKRALKQREETQEIQSYVFGGERMFGLWTLSGQAGYSRSSEDSPAHIAGATFDGGDFADSGFYDKDKPRPIIGAGFYDANNYTLDKVDWEKQNTKDTEKNLRLDLARDYDLNGYAAQLKFGGKVSRRNKDNDLEAWVYEDFDDLGFTDEQLNLGQLQKGRVDYRLGRFGPGISGSGIRQLIGGLNPADFYDATESRVNDFSMREDINAGYLMNTLDIDDWRFIAGLRYEGTEFEAKGTGATDGQFSDTETKRRYHHWLPGLHARYQLDKNTQVRAAWTKSVVRPTFGQLAPGFVIDDDEATFGNPDLKPLESSNLDLGIEHYMGHAGTVSAFVFYKDIQNFVYNTDVAGTGAWADFAEAHTFANGDSAKLYGLELAYSQKFDWLPAPWNGLLVGANTTFSRSSADIEGFDAASGVNRKRNINLPNQSDTVGNLMLGWEDDTLSLRLSANYKSAYLYELASINDKAHDLHVDSQTFVDFSARYALTKDLQVSFEAQNLTDESYFVYTGHRSYNAQYEEYGPTYKLGLTFTHF; this is encoded by the coding sequence ATGTACAAGCGCAGCGGGCTCGTCAGTTTCACGCTCACCGCCCTGGCTCTGGCGGTTGCCAGCGAACGGCTGAATGCCGCCGACGCCGTGGCCAACACCGAGCACGTCGAAGTGGTGGGCCAAGCGGCGAGCATCGATCAGGCGCTCAAGGAGCAGCGGGTTTCCGACAGCATCAAAAGCGTGGTGCATGCCGACGGCGTGGCGCAGTTGCCGGACGACAACGTGGCCGAAGCCGTGCAGCGCCTGCCGGGCATCAGTGTCGAGCGCGATCAGGGGGAAGGGCGGTTTGTCAGCGTGCGCGGCCTTGGTCCGGATCTCAACAGCGTGACCATCAACGGTACCCTCGTACCCTCGCCGGAAAGCGAGCGTCGCGCCGTGGCCCTGGATGTGCTGCCGTCGGAACTGGTGCAGTCGCTGTCAGTGATCAAGACCCTGACCCCGGACATGGATGCCAACTCCCTGGGGGGCACCGTCGATGTGCAAAGCCTGTCGGCGTTCGATCACAAAGGGCTGTTCTACACCGGCAGTACCGAGGCCAGTTACGACAAGAACACCCGCCAGACCAGCCCTAAGTTCTCGGGTGCGGTCAGTAACCGCTTCAGCCTTGGCGAGGGTATCGATAACTTTGGCGTGGCGGCCGCCTTGAGCTGGCAGAAGCGCGATTTCGGCTCGGACAACGTCGAAACCGGTGGCGCCTGGGATTTCGAGCAAGGCGCCAGACTCAATGAATTCGAGATGCGCGACTACGACATCAGCCGTGAACGCGCCGGGGGTGGTTTGAACTTCGATTACAAGCCCGACGACCTGAGCAGCTACTACCTGCGCACTCTGTACAGTCGCTACAAGGACAGCGAGACCCGCAACGCCGCCAGCCTCGAGTTCGCCGACCCATTGGCCGCCGGAGAGCTGGGCGATACCGAAGCCAAGCGCGCGCTCAAGCAGCGTGAGGAAACCCAGGAAATCCAGTCCTACGTGTTCGGTGGCGAGCGCATGTTCGGCCTCTGGACACTCAGCGGCCAGGCTGGCTACAGCCGTTCCAGCGAAGACAGCCCGGCACACATTGCCGGTGCCACCTTCGACGGCGGTGATTTTGCCGACAGCGGTTTCTACGACAAGGACAAGCCACGTCCGATCATCGGCGCGGGCTTCTATGACGCCAACAACTACACCCTGGACAAGGTCGACTGGGAGAAACAGAACACCAAGGACACCGAGAAAAACCTGCGCCTGGACCTGGCCCGTGATTACGACCTCAATGGCTACGCGGCACAGCTCAAGTTCGGCGGCAAGGTCAGCCGGCGCAATAAAGACAACGATCTGGAAGCGTGGGTCTATGAGGACTTCGATGACCTGGGGTTTACCGACGAACAGCTCAACCTCGGCCAGTTGCAGAAAGGCCGGGTGGATTATCGCCTTGGGCGCTTCGGCCCCGGCATCAGCGGCAGCGGCATCCGGCAACTGATCGGTGGCCTGAATCCCGCGGACTTCTATGACGCCACAGAGTCGCGAGTCAATGATTTCAGCATGCGTGAAGACATCAACGCCGGCTACTTGATGAACACCCTTGATATCGACGACTGGCGCTTTATCGCCGGTTTGCGCTACGAAGGCACCGAGTTCGAAGCCAAGGGCACCGGCGCCACCGATGGCCAGTTCAGCGATACCGAGACCAAGCGTCGCTACCATCACTGGCTGCCGGGGTTGCACGCGCGTTACCAGTTGGACAAAAACACCCAGGTGCGCGCCGCCTGGACCAAGTCCGTGGTGCGCCCGACATTCGGCCAACTGGCGCCGGGGTTCGTCATCGACGATGACGAGGCCACGTTCGGCAACCCGGACCTCAAGCCGCTGGAGTCGAGCAACCTGGACCTCGGCATCGAGCACTACATGGGCCACGCCGGCACGGTCTCGGCATTCGTGTTCTACAAGGACATCCAGAATTTCGTCTATAACACCGACGTCGCAGGAACTGGCGCCTGGGCTGATTTCGCCGAGGCCCACACCTTTGCCAACGGTGACAGCGCCAAGCTTTACGGCCTGGAACTGGCGTACTCGCAGAAATTCGATTGGCTGCCGGCGCCGTGGAACGGTTTGCTGGTCGGGGCCAACACCACCTTCAGTCGTTCCAGTGCCGATATCGAAGGCTTCGACGCGGCCAGTGGGGTCAATCGCAAGCGCAACATCAACCTGCCCAACCAGTCGGACACTGTCGGCAACCTGATGCTGGGTTGGGAGGACGATACGTTGAGCCTGCGCCTGTCGGCCAACTACAAGTCGGCCTATCTCTACGAACTGGCATCCATCAACGATAAGGCGCACGACCTGCACGTCGACTCCCAGACGTTCGTGGACTTCAGCGCCCGCTACGCGCTGACCAAAGACCTGCAAGTGAGCTTCGAGGCGCAGAACCTCACGGACGAATCGTACTTCGTCTACACCGGCCACCGTAGTTACAACGCCCAGTACGAAGAGTACGGCCCGACCTACAAGCTGGGCCTGACCTTCACCCATTTCTGA
- a CDS encoding phytase → MKRAKHYLPTALISLACAHAVAADLALTPWAPALDAQAVSFLPTDDQRLAASERDGLLLLDAKGAELARFNGHFSSLDSRAAGQHVLVASLDNDRQQALLISLDPSTGEWGAPLYLPSRDYAVNGVCLSRDSAANLFLFLVGEEGKGEQWLVGNGSTLLAEPQRVRGLPLPPAAQFCQVDDAAQQLLVNEENVGWWAYPAHPEADATRRPVAIFDTVEKHAAGAMAVVPGGVVALDPNAGKLHLYQQQGTRWSLASSLALAELKEPENLAVRATASGLQVLLRDDDDGRFYQTALNWQAKPVRLPPVLPEVAAIRQSEPVGRQGDAADDPAIWIHPEHPAQSRVLGTNKKQGLLAYDLDGKLLQELAVGRLNNVDVRANFKLGQRTVDLAVASNRDHNSLSLFSIDRRTGQISEAGEIPTPLKAIYGICLFQPASGEIYAIANDKDGTFLQYRLSAPQGRVEGQLVRQFKVDSQPEGCVADDQRQRLFIGEEDVGVWAVDARADQPARLSSVIKVAEQLKADVEGLALYQSNGRDYLVISSQGNDSYLVLDAEPPFVSRGAFRVGLNASAGIDGASETDGLEVTAINLGGPWSQGMLVVQDGRKRMPEQTQNFKFVPWAEVTKALKLP, encoded by the coding sequence ATGAAACGTGCCAAGCATTATTTGCCAACCGCCCTGATCAGCCTTGCGTGCGCCCATGCGGTGGCTGCCGACCTGGCCCTGACGCCCTGGGCGCCTGCGCTCGACGCCCAGGCCGTGAGCTTCCTCCCGACCGACGACCAGCGCCTGGCCGCCAGCGAGCGCGATGGCCTGCTCTTGCTGGATGCCAAGGGCGCCGAACTGGCCCGCTTCAATGGTCACTTCAGTAGCCTCGACAGCCGCGCCGCTGGTCAACACGTACTGGTGGCGAGCCTGGACAACGATCGCCAGCAAGCGCTGCTGATCAGCCTTGATCCGAGCACCGGCGAATGGGGAGCGCCGCTGTATTTGCCGAGCCGCGACTATGCGGTCAACGGCGTGTGCCTGTCCCGCGACTCGGCGGCCAATCTGTTTCTGTTCCTGGTCGGTGAAGAAGGCAAGGGCGAGCAATGGCTGGTAGGGAACGGCTCGACATTGCTGGCCGAACCACAGCGCGTACGGGGTTTGCCGTTGCCGCCAGCGGCGCAGTTCTGTCAGGTGGACGACGCCGCCCAGCAACTGCTGGTCAACGAAGAAAACGTCGGTTGGTGGGCCTACCCGGCACACCCGGAAGCCGATGCCACTCGCCGTCCCGTGGCGATTTTCGATACGGTCGAAAAACATGCCGCCGGCGCCATGGCGGTGGTGCCCGGAGGTGTCGTGGCGTTGGACCCCAACGCCGGCAAGTTGCACCTTTATCAGCAGCAAGGCACGCGCTGGAGCCTCGCGTCGAGCCTTGCCCTTGCAGAACTGAAAGAACCGGAAAACCTTGCCGTGCGGGCCACTGCCAGCGGTCTGCAAGTGCTGCTGCGCGATGACGATGACGGGCGTTTCTATCAAACGGCGCTCAACTGGCAAGCCAAGCCCGTGCGATTGCCGCCGGTGTTGCCGGAAGTGGCCGCGATCCGCCAGAGCGAGCCGGTGGGGCGTCAGGGGGATGCGGCGGATGACCCGGCGATCTGGATTCACCCCGAGCATCCCGCCCAAAGCCGAGTGCTGGGCACCAACAAGAAGCAAGGTCTGTTGGCCTATGACCTCGATGGCAAGCTGTTGCAGGAGCTGGCGGTAGGGCGCTTGAATAACGTGGATGTACGCGCGAATTTCAAGCTCGGCCAACGCACGGTCGACCTTGCGGTGGCGAGCAATCGTGATCACAACAGCCTCAGTCTGTTCAGCATTGACCGGCGCACAGGCCAGATCAGCGAGGCCGGGGAAATTCCGACACCACTGAAAGCGATCTATGGCATCTGCCTGTTCCAGCCAGCCAGCGGTGAGATATATGCCATCGCCAATGACAAGGACGGCACCTTCCTGCAATACCGCCTGAGCGCGCCGCAGGGTCGGGTAGAAGGGCAACTGGTGCGCCAATTCAAGGTCGACAGCCAGCCTGAAGGCTGTGTGGCCGACGACCAGCGCCAGCGTCTGTTCATTGGTGAAGAAGATGTTGGGGTCTGGGCGGTGGATGCCCGTGCCGATCAGCCGGCGCGGTTGAGCAGTGTGATCAAGGTCGCAGAGCAACTGAAGGCCGATGTCGAAGGCCTGGCGCTGTACCAGAGCAATGGTCGCGACTACCTGGTGATCTCCAGCCAAGGCAATGACAGTTATCTGGTGCTGGACGCTGAGCCGCCGTTTGTCAGCCGTGGGGCGTTTCGCGTGGGCCTGAACGCTTCGGCGGGTATCGATGGGGCCTCGGAAACCGACGGCCTGGAAGTCACCGCGATCAACCTCGGCGGGCCGTGGAGCCAAGGCATGCTGGTGGTGCAGGACGGCCGCAAGCGCATGCCCGAGCAGACCCAGAACTTCAAGTTCGTGCCTTGGGCCGAGGTCACCAAGGCGCTGAAATTGCCTTGA
- a CDS encoding AraC family transcriptional regulator encodes MTLKTTWYEADSRFIAGHYQPAMLIDLALSRDIDSHRLLRGTGLFHEDVLAGSARLSPQQFLALIGNSRRLLEADDSSFLFGQRLLPGHYGAASHALGHAQNLHQAIDTLLEQQILLSPLVTPQLLLDEHHAYLFWRDSCGAGEHWRFLLEASMTSMVAMSQWLSGQRLPWECHFSHAQPRYVEQYWVHLGEQTRFERPLDMMCIERRFLSQTWPGASATAGQVARQQAREQIEQLGFATSLLDCLYQYLQSHVRQPPSLEQAAQDFAMSLATLKRKLHKHHTGYQQQVDRVRKHVALYLYQVKGLNNEEVAAYLNFSDAANFRRSFKRWTGSTPSLIRQLLS; translated from the coding sequence ATGACCCTGAAAACCACTTGGTATGAGGCCGACAGTCGATTTATCGCCGGCCATTACCAGCCGGCGATGCTGATCGACCTGGCGCTGTCACGGGACATCGACAGTCACCGTCTGTTGCGCGGCACGGGACTGTTCCATGAGGACGTCCTGGCCGGCAGCGCCCGTCTGAGCCCGCAACAATTTCTGGCGCTGATCGGCAACAGCCGACGCCTGCTGGAGGCCGATGACAGCAGTTTTCTGTTCGGGCAACGCTTGCTACCGGGGCACTACGGCGCCGCCAGCCATGCCTTGGGTCACGCACAAAACCTGCATCAGGCCATCGATACCTTGCTGGAGCAGCAAATACTGCTCAGCCCTCTGGTAACACCGCAACTGCTACTGGACGAACACCACGCGTATTTGTTCTGGCGTGACAGTTGCGGGGCCGGCGAACACTGGCGTTTTCTGCTCGAAGCCAGCATGACGTCAATGGTCGCGATGAGCCAATGGCTCAGTGGCCAGCGCCTGCCTTGGGAGTGCCATTTCAGCCATGCGCAGCCGCGTTATGTCGAACAGTATTGGGTGCATCTGGGCGAGCAGACGCGCTTCGAGCGACCGCTGGACATGATGTGCATCGAGCGCCGGTTTCTCTCTCAGACCTGGCCCGGCGCATCAGCCACCGCCGGTCAGGTCGCCCGTCAACAGGCACGCGAGCAGATCGAGCAACTGGGCTTCGCTACCAGTTTGCTCGACTGTCTGTACCAGTACCTGCAATCCCATGTGCGCCAGCCACCCAGCCTGGAACAGGCGGCCCAGGATTTCGCCATGAGCCTGGCGACCCTCAAGCGCAAACTGCACAAGCACCACACTGGCTACCAACAGCAGGTCGACCGAGTGCGCAAACATGTGGCGCTGTATCTGTACCAGGTCAAGGGCTTGAACAATGAAGAAGTGGCGGCGTACCTGAACTTCAGCGATGCGGCGAATTTCCGGCGTTCATTCAAGCGCTGGACCGGCAGTACGCCAAGCCTGATCCGCCAATTATTATCGTAG
- a CDS encoding FGGY family carbohydrate kinase produces MNELTPLILAIDEGTSNAKAVLVNELGQVIARGSRPLSLSHPQDGFSEQDPEQIWANTLAAIDECLSGIDRPLSAVAISNQRESVVAWDRRTGEALSPCISWQCRRSTPLCAQLHAQGAQASVLAKTGLALDPMFSAGKMRWILDHLEQGHARAAAGEICLGTVDSWLLYKLSGGQVFATDYSNAARTQLFNLHTQAWDPELLVLFAIPLAALPRIQPSAGFFAETVATGRLPAGIPVMAMIGDSHAALYGQGGFVPGLVKATLGTGTSLMTPMSGPIASTHGLSTTLAWHDGTAPTYAMEGNIVHTGAAVQWASRLVAGESLDQLTEQAAQLPDNGGVYFVPALSGLGAPHWQAQARGLICGLTEATSGAHILRASLESIGYQIRDVFDAMQQDTGSPMTALWVDGGATRNRWLMQFLANLLQCPVVRSLSPEVSALGAAHLAGRALGIWSDDEALAQLERPRERFEPETEASMETHYSAWKRALERTLC; encoded by the coding sequence ATGAACGAACTGACTCCACTGATCCTGGCGATCGACGAAGGCACCAGCAACGCCAAGGCGGTGCTGGTCAACGAGCTCGGGCAGGTGATTGCCCGGGGCTCGCGGCCCTTGAGCCTGAGTCACCCCCAGGACGGCTTTTCCGAGCAGGACCCGGAGCAGATCTGGGCCAACACCCTGGCGGCGATTGACGAGTGCCTGTCCGGAATCGATCGTCCACTGAGCGCCGTTGCGATCAGTAACCAGCGTGAATCGGTTGTCGCCTGGGACCGCCGCACGGGCGAAGCGCTGTCGCCATGCATCAGTTGGCAATGCCGGCGCTCGACGCCGCTGTGTGCCCAACTGCACGCACAAGGTGCCCAAGCCAGTGTGCTGGCCAAGACCGGCCTGGCGCTTGACCCGATGTTTTCTGCTGGAAAAATGCGCTGGATTCTCGATCACCTTGAACAGGGCCACGCCCGTGCCGCCGCCGGTGAAATTTGCCTCGGTACCGTCGACAGCTGGTTACTCTACAAGCTCAGTGGCGGCCAGGTGTTTGCCACTGATTACTCCAACGCGGCCCGCACCCAACTGTTCAACTTGCACACACAGGCTTGGGATCCGGAGTTGCTGGTGCTGTTTGCCATTCCGCTGGCCGCCTTGCCCAGGATTCAGCCGAGTGCGGGATTCTTTGCCGAAACCGTGGCCACTGGGCGCCTGCCAGCCGGTATCCCGGTGATGGCGATGATCGGCGACTCCCATGCTGCACTCTACGGGCAAGGTGGTTTTGTACCGGGGTTGGTCAAGGCCACGCTGGGGACGGGCACTTCATTGATGACGCCAATGAGCGGGCCGATTGCCTCGACCCATGGCTTGTCCACCACGTTGGCATGGCACGACGGCACTGCGCCGACTTATGCCATGGAAGGCAATATCGTTCATACCGGCGCCGCTGTGCAGTGGGCCTCGCGCCTGGTGGCAGGGGAGTCCCTTGACCAGTTGACCGAGCAGGCGGCGCAATTGCCTGACAATGGTGGTGTCTATTTTGTCCCGGCGCTGTCTGGCCTCGGTGCACCTCATTGGCAAGCGCAAGCGCGCGGCCTGATCTGCGGGCTGACGGAAGCGACTTCCGGGGCGCATATCCTGCGGGCTTCTCTGGAGTCCATCGGCTATCAGATTCGGGATGTGTTTGATGCCATGCAACAAGACACCGGCAGCCCGATGACGGCCTTGTGGGTGGACGGTGGCGCCACGCGTAATCGCTGGTTGATGCAGTTCCTGGCGAACCTGTTGCAATGCCCGGTGGTGCGTAGCCTGTCGCCGGAAGTCTCGGCGTTGGGCGCGGCGCATCTGGCAGGGCGGGCGCTGGGGATCTGGTCCGATGATGAGGCCCTGGCACAGTTGGAGCGCCCGCGTGAGCGGTTCGAACCTGAAACCGAGGCGTCGATGGAGACGCATTACAGCGCCTGGAAAAGAGCGCTGGAGCGTACGTTGTGTTGA
- a CDS encoding GGDEF domain-containing protein, whose product MFSVLKPHRWKLTLLLLAANLGLLLHLACGDLKSVSEWVWLDIVGEGGTALLALVWLGLVLKSRPAGRVTNYLALGLSCIFFSWWIDSLDEFIRLPDSITWDHWLESGPMPVGMILLTLGIYHWHREQLAISAQMEKRERLFREHRLFDKLTPLGGADYLKRQLAETLGNSREHQQPLSLLAVDLDNFAAINHAYGHAEGDAVLQALSHLLLLNLRRQDLVCRLAGDRFVVLLPHTGERQAQLLAAELQHAVGSLAHKTRQHGERLQLSATTAVVMALEETPEALLKRLNLALARAKQPLAKTA is encoded by the coding sequence ATGTTCTCCGTGCTCAAACCCCACCGCTGGAAACTCACCCTGCTGCTCCTCGCCGCGAACCTCGGCCTGTTGTTGCACCTGGCCTGCGGCGATTTGAAAAGCGTCAGCGAATGGGTCTGGCTGGACATCGTCGGCGAAGGTGGCACGGCCCTGCTGGCGTTGGTCTGGTTGGGGCTGGTGCTGAAGAGTCGTCCGGCGGGACGGGTCACCAACTATCTGGCGCTGGGCCTGAGCTGCATCTTTTTCTCCTGGTGGATCGACAGCCTCGACGAGTTCATCCGCCTGCCCGACAGCATCACCTGGGATCACTGGCTGGAGTCCGGGCCAATGCCGGTCGGCATGATTCTGCTGACGTTGGGCATCTATCACTGGCACCGCGAGCAATTGGCGATCAGCGCGCAAATGGAAAAACGCGAGCGGTTGTTTCGCGAACATCGCTTGTTCGACAAGCTGACGCCTCTGGGCGGCGCCGATTACCTCAAGCGGCAACTGGCCGAGACGCTCGGCAACAGCCGGGAGCACCAGCAACCTTTGTCATTGCTGGCGGTGGACCTGGACAACTTCGCGGCCATCAATCACGCCTACGGGCATGCCGAGGGTGATGCGGTGCTGCAAGCCCTCAGCCATTTGTTGTTGCTGAACTTGCGGCGCCAGGACCTGGTGTGCCGGCTGGCCGGTGATCGATTTGTGGTGTTATTGCCGCACACCGGTGAGCGTCAGGCACAGCTGCTCGCCGCAGAGCTGCAACACGCGGTGGGCAGCCTGGCGCACAAGACCCGGCAACACGGTGAGCGCTTGCAACTGTCGGCCACCACCGCCGTGGTCATGGCGCTGGAGGAGACGCCCGAAGCGTTGCTCAAACGCTTGAACCTGGCGCTGGCACGCGCCAAGCAGCCCCTGGCAAAAACCGCCTGA